A window of Rubricoccus marinus contains these coding sequences:
- a CDS encoding serine/threonine-protein kinase: MELDPDRWARIEAVFADAAEMPPPERRSFLDRACLDTHGVPDVALRDEVLALLSLDDEATAFFGAGIARVVAPEASAAERGQRVGPWRLVREVGHGGMGAVWLAERAEGDFQQTAAIKLVHPGRSAEVIERFCAERRILAGLSHPHISRLLDGGVTDDGRPYLALEYVEGEPITDFCDARGLGVEARLTLFVQVARAVAYAHQNLVVHRDLKPSNVLVTAPREASGASGPPQPKLLDFGIAKLLDTPETDQTRTGAWVLTPAYAAPEQVSGGAITTATDVYGLGVLLYELLAGHRPIEVGHRSPAEIERAIVETIPAPPSRAHESRPERTPGERGPGKPASGESPQRAIARQRQATPERLRRRLRGDLDRIVLKALRKEPGRRYLSAGDLARDIERHLQGLPVEARPDTLGYRVRKFAGRHRVGAAAAAVVLASILAVASAATWAAGEAAQERDRALASSQMLLDLLGDVDPDQTGGREVSALALLDRTAERLRTGLRGDDRTRASVEASIGKMYGHLGEFERAEALQRSALATRQRLFAPAHPDVLQSQADLALLFSSQSRYGEAEALLAGAIGDGERALGPEHPAVASLHHAMGVNLTQEGRFTEAEPHLITALAVRQRALGDTAAAVAHTTAALGSLWRRQGRLEEAETTYRLAADRYRALFGPDNPRLGSALNEIGVIRKNGGDYEGAEPFYRQALSIFKAAYGERHPEYALALSNLGLLIKDRAVLLGGDEALLAEAEPLLIRSLAIYRDLHGDDHLRVGHTEAHIGMLHLARGHGREAERWFRQSLATHDRAATPALHTARPYPLTGLGESLLLRGQVAEAEAPLREALSIREQATPGHWRIAEAQSALAECLWRLNQREVARALLQAAERRMRSGDGEFARLAIATAERSRVMGLR; encoded by the coding sequence CGCGCGGGTTGTGGCGCCAGAGGCGTCGGCGGCGGAGCGCGGGCAACGCGTCGGCCCCTGGCGGCTGGTGCGCGAGGTGGGGCATGGCGGGATGGGGGCGGTATGGCTCGCCGAGCGCGCCGAGGGCGACTTCCAGCAGACCGCGGCGATCAAGCTGGTGCACCCCGGCCGCAGCGCTGAGGTGATCGAGCGGTTCTGCGCCGAGCGGCGCATCCTCGCAGGCCTCTCGCACCCGCACATTAGCCGCCTGCTCGATGGAGGCGTGACCGACGACGGCCGCCCGTACCTCGCGCTGGAGTACGTCGAGGGCGAGCCCATCACGGACTTCTGCGACGCCAGAGGCCTCGGTGTTGAGGCGCGGCTCACGCTTTTCGTGCAGGTGGCGCGCGCCGTGGCGTACGCGCACCAGAACCTCGTGGTGCACCGCGATCTGAAGCCGTCCAACGTGCTCGTGACCGCCCCCCGCGAGGCCTCTGGCGCCAGCGGCCCGCCGCAGCCCAAGCTGCTTGACTTCGGCATCGCGAAGCTGTTGGACACGCCGGAAACCGACCAGACGCGGACCGGCGCCTGGGTGCTCACGCCCGCCTACGCCGCGCCCGAGCAGGTCTCGGGCGGCGCCATCACCACCGCGACCGACGTGTACGGGCTGGGCGTGCTGCTCTACGAACTCCTGGCCGGCCACCGGCCCATCGAAGTCGGGCACCGGTCGCCGGCCGAGATCGAGCGGGCCATCGTGGAGACGATCCCGGCACCCCCCAGCCGCGCCCACGAGTCGCGGCCAGAGCGGACCCCTGGCGAACGGGGTCCCGGGAAACCGGCCTCTGGCGAGAGCCCCCAGCGAGCCATCGCGCGCCAGAGGCAGGCCACGCCGGAGAGGCTGCGGCGGCGGTTGCGCGGCGACCTGGACCGCATCGTTCTCAAGGCGCTCCGCAAGGAGCCGGGGCGGCGCTACCTCAGCGCGGGCGACCTCGCGCGCGACATCGAGCGGCACCTCCAAGGCCTGCCGGTGGAGGCGCGGCCGGACACGCTGGGCTACCGCGTGCGGAAGTTCGCCGGCCGGCACCGCGTGGGCGCGGCGGCCGCGGCCGTGGTCCTGGCGTCCATCCTCGCGGTTGCGAGCGCGGCGACGTGGGCCGCTGGCGAGGCGGCGCAGGAGCGGGACCGGGCGCTGGCGAGCAGTCAGATGCTGTTGGACTTGCTGGGCGATGTGGACCCGGACCAGACGGGAGGCCGCGAGGTCTCGGCCCTCGCGCTCCTGGACCGCACCGCCGAACGCCTCCGCACGGGCCTCCGGGGCGACGACCGCACGCGGGCGTCTGTCGAAGCGTCCATCGGCAAGATGTACGGGCACCTGGGCGAGTTCGAGCGCGCCGAAGCACTCCAGCGGTCGGCGCTCGCCACGCGCCAGAGGCTCTTCGCGCCCGCCCACCCCGACGTGCTGCAGAGCCAGGCCGACCTCGCGCTCCTCTTTTCCAGCCAGTCGCGGTACGGGGAGGCCGAGGCACTTCTCGCCGGCGCGATCGGGGACGGCGAGCGCGCCCTGGGCCCCGAGCATCCGGCCGTGGCGTCGCTCCACCACGCGATGGGAGTCAACCTGACGCAAGAGGGCCGGTTTACCGAAGCGGAGCCGCACCTTATTACTGCCCTCGCGGTCCGTCAGCGCGCGCTCGGCGACACCGCCGCCGCCGTTGCGCACACGACCGCGGCGTTGGGAAGCCTCTGGCGCCGCCAGGGGCGCCTGGAAGAAGCGGAGACCACGTATCGGCTCGCCGCCGACCGCTACCGCGCACTTTTCGGGCCGGACAACCCGCGGCTGGGGAGCGCGCTCAACGAGATCGGCGTGATCCGCAAGAACGGCGGCGATTACGAGGGAGCCGAACCGTTCTACCGTCAGGCGCTCAGCATCTTTAAGGCCGCCTACGGCGAGCGCCACCCGGAGTACGCCCTCGCGCTGAGCAACCTGGGGCTTCTAATCAAGGACCGCGCCGTCCTGCTCGGCGGCGACGAGGCACTTCTGGCGGAGGCCGAGCCTCTTCTGATCCGCTCTCTCGCCATCTACCGGGACCTACACGGCGACGACCACCTCCGCGTAGGGCACACCGAAGCCCACATCGGGATGCTGCACCTCGCCAGAGGCCACGGCCGCGAGGCCGAGCGGTGGTTCCGTCAGTCGCTCGCCACCCACGACCGCGCCGCGACGCCCGCACTCCACACCGCACGCCCGTACCCGCTAACGGGCCTCGGCGAATCGCTCCTCTTGCGCGGGCAGGTCGCCGAGGCGGAGGCGCCTCTTCGCGAGGCGCTCTCCATCCGGGAGCAGGCGACGCCCGGCCACTGGCGCATCGCCGAGGCGCAGAGCGCGCTCGCGGAGTGCCTCTGGCGCCTGAACCAGCGCGAGGTTGCGCGGGCACTCCTTCAAGCCGCCGAGCGTCGGATGCGGAGCGGCGACGGCGAGTTTGCCCGCCTCGCCATCGCTACGGCCGAACGCAGCCGGGTGATGGGGCTACGGTAA